A stretch of the Candidatus Zixiibacteriota bacterium genome encodes the following:
- a CDS encoding phosphoenolpyruvate carboxykinase (ATP), which produces MSDSIYDVGLYARFARDLKRRLDNPGSNIQDTRLDDLRDPACQTGTQTRFGSWGWRSSVSSRIAEKTVYLGSEGVCEYHLSDNKKKIIAKAPEELDKVLHLVETLPIVRLRRQMGSNSEYNPKCNLYISTADLKNYRLAYMWGHTMGPVTKTPGPEFTLIHIPEEHQIRQQVLMLPDHNITLVLGSDYMGEDKKGFLRNGMHAAGALGMLGLHAGTKVVIIRDAKSGKLKRYGVFLFGLSATGKSTWSCHQLGLDWSKGERTLVCQDDICFLKNDGSAYGSEFNYFVKTDVDARLQESMYNALVHKSALYENVMIDADGKPDFLDENLCGNGRAVIMRKQLKIKRGHWPFALKDIWYPSLNLPPIEELDGLVFAFITRRNTIMTFAQRLSPIQAALAYLWGESSHSYASNPAKAGESVRTVGTDPFIVGSRAQKVNMFYKIIMELASNYPDKVAFYQYNTGGMGEIIEIQPDGGKKMVRKTERVPIDTMAAIQRGDLRGTNKYRESLFGTEVINSAEGVDLSKFNPEHYYSQDQINDYLRDLTDGRRKFTEKVAEEGLLPEIISAAEESYRIAPEKETKVYMSPVKKTATPPPAQKPEGKLTDWKPNSRLVRDRGWRYG; this is translated from the coding sequence ATGTCTGATTCGATTTACGATGTCGGATTATATGCTCGGTTCGCCCGGGATTTGAAACGCCGTCTGGACAATCCCGGATCCAATATTCAGGATACCCGACTGGATGACCTGCGTGATCCCGCTTGTCAAACCGGCACTCAAACAAGGTTTGGCTCCTGGGGGTGGCGTTCCTCGGTTTCCAGCCGAATTGCAGAAAAAACGGTTTACCTCGGTTCAGAAGGCGTCTGCGAATACCATCTCTCGGATAATAAAAAGAAAATCATCGCCAAGGCTCCCGAGGAACTGGATAAAGTGCTGCACCTGGTGGAAACACTGCCTATTGTCCGCCTGCGGCGGCAGATGGGCTCCAATTCCGAATATAATCCCAAATGCAACCTCTATATATCAACCGCGGACCTGAAAAATTACCGTCTGGCCTATATGTGGGGACATACTATGGGGCCGGTGACTAAAACCCCGGGTCCGGAGTTCACCCTTATTCATATCCCCGAGGAACACCAGATCCGCCAGCAGGTCCTGATGCTGCCCGATCATAATATTACCCTTGTCCTCGGTTCCGACTACATGGGCGAGGACAAAAAAGGCTTTCTGCGGAATGGGATGCATGCCGCCGGTGCCCTGGGAATGCTCGGTCTCCATGCCGGTACTAAGGTAGTTATTATTCGTGATGCCAAAAGCGGCAAATTAAAAAGATACGGTGTCTTTCTGTTCGGCCTTTCGGCCACGGGAAAAAGCACCTGGTCCTGTCATCAGCTCGGGCTCGATTGGTCAAAAGGGGAACGAACCCTGGTTTGCCAGGATGATATCTGCTTTTTGAAAAATGATGGTTCGGCCTACGGTTCTGAGTTCAATTATTTTGTTAAGACCGATGTCGATGCCAGACTGCAGGAATCAATGTATAACGCTCTGGTGCATAAAAGCGCCCTGTACGAAAACGTCATGATCGACGCCGACGGCAAACCCGATTTCCTCGATGAAAACCTGTGCGGTAACGGTCGGGCCGTCATCATGCGCAAACAACTAAAGATAAAACGCGGTCACTGGCCCTTTGCCTTGAAAGATATCTGGTATCCATCATTAAATCTGCCGCCGATTGAGGAATTGGATGGATTGGTTTTTGCCTTTATTACCCGGCGGAACACCATTATGACCTTCGCCCAACGGCTGTCACCAATCCAGGCCGCTTTGGCTTACCTGTGGGGTGAATCCAGTCATAGTTATGCCTCCAATCCGGCCAAAGCCGGTGAGTCGGTTCGCACTGTGGGCACCGATCCCTTTATTGTCGGTTCCCGGGCCCAGAAGGTCAATATGTTTTATAAGATCATAATGGAACTGGCCTCCAATTATCCTGACAAAGTTGCTTTTTACCAGTATAACACCGGGGGCATGGGAGAAATAATTGAAATACAGCCCGATGGCGGCAAAAAGATGGTCCGCAAGACGGAACGGGTGCCCATCGATACAATGGCCGCTATTCAGCGCGGCGATCTGCGGGGAACCAATAAATACCGCGAGAGCCTTTTCGGTACTGAGGTCATCAACTCGGCCGAGGGCGTCGACCTGAGCAAATTCAATCCCGAGCATTATTATTCTCAGGATCAAATCAACGATTATCTTCGTGATCTGACCGATGGGCGGCGGAAATTTACCGAAAAGGTCGCCGAGGAAGGATTACTGCCCGAAATTATCAGTGCCGCCGAGGAATCATATCGGATTGCCCCGGAAAAAGAGACCAAAGTCTATATGTCACCGGTTAAGAAAACCGCCACGCCGCCTCCGGCCCAAAAACCCGAAGGCAAGCTAACCGATTGGAAACCCAATTCCAGGTTGGTTCGTGACCGTGGCTGGCGTTACGGATGA
- the ndk gene encoding nucleoside-diphosphate kinase, with translation MANTLGIIKPDGVRRKLIGKVIERIENSGLIIRGLKVLKLAGDQAEKFYAVHEGKPFYKSLVEFMTSGPIVVMVIGGHGAIEKWRELMGATDPARAKYNTIRREFGTSVEKNVVHGSDSEATAKTEVAFFFDNDEILAKGL, from the coding sequence ATGGCCAATACACTGGGTATCATCAAACCGGACGGAGTCCGCCGTAAGTTAATCGGAAAAGTAATCGAGCGAATAGAAAATTCCGGTCTGATTATTCGAGGATTGAAAGTCCTCAAACTGGCCGGGGATCAGGCCGAGAAATTCTACGCCGTCCACGAGGGTAAGCCCTTTTATAAATCACTGGTGGAATTCATGACCTCGGGCCCGATTGTGGTTATGGTTATCGGCGGGCATGGCGCTATTGAAAAATGGCGGGAACTAATGGGCGCCACTGATCCGGCTCGGGCCAAATATAATACCATCCGCCGTGAATTCGGCACCTCGGTGGAAAAGAATGTCGTCCATGGATCCGACAGCGAGGCCACGGCCAAAACCGAGGTGGCATTCTTTTTCGACAATGATGAAATTTTGGCGAAGGGTTTATAA
- a CDS encoding zinc ribbon domain-containing protein, with protein sequence MPTYQYKCTECGHEFEEFQAITDDPVTVCPECGGYTERIITGGAGFLLKGAGFYSTDYRSESYKKASEKEKGPVVKPSNTASTSSPSVTKKDD encoded by the coding sequence ATGCCGACATACCAATACAAATGCACCGAATGCGGACATGAATTCGAAGAGTTCCAGGCGATTACGGATGATCCCGTGACGGTTTGTCCGGAATGCGGAGGTTATACGGAAAGAATTATCACCGGCGGCGCTGGCTTTCTTCTCAAAGGAGCCGGTTTCTACTCGACCGATTACCGCTCCGAATCATATAAGAAAGCTTCTGAAAAAGAAAAGGGGCCGGTGGTTAAACCGTCCAATACCGCTTCGACATCCTCTCCTTCCGTAACTAAAAAGGATGACTGA